In Bradyrhizobium sp. 200, the sequence GGCCGTGCCGCCGCACAGACAGACTCTTTCCGTGAAATCTGCAGGCGCTGCCTGTCGCGCGTCTCCATCGTGGACCGTGCCGAACCGGATAGGTGCCGGCGGCCGTTCCCCATGCCTGCATCACGCGCTCCCCAGCTCATTGACAAGATCAAGGTACGCTCGCACGAGCGTGCAGAATGAACTGTCGACGTCGCGGCGTCTTGCCATTTCGCGCCAATCGTTCCGAGGTTGAGTTAACCATTTCGAGGTACTGAGAGGCGCTTGCCTGCCGGCTTCCGGGCAACAGGACCGTATTTCGTGCCGCTCTTCTGGGCTGACTGCTGTCGCCGATAGACAATGGGTTGGATCTTCATCAAGCGCACGAAGCTGCGGCTGAAGCTGCTGGCACCTGCGAAACCCAAACGCGCAGCGATGTCGGCGATGTTTTCGTCCGATTCCGCGAGTAGATGGCACGCGGTGTCGAGCCGGACTTCCGCGACGAGCTCGGCGTAGGTGGTGCCCATGTCGGCGAGGCGGCGCTGAAGCGAGCGGGCACTGATGCCGAGCCGGCGCGCCGTTTGCGGCAGCATCGCACCGCCCCGGCGCAGCGACGCGGCGATGGCCGCCCGGACAGCGTATCGGGACGGCGTGCAGACTCGCTTCATGATATGGCGCGAAACCTCGCCTCTTCCGACGGATTCGCGAATGTTTACGCGGAAAACGCCGTGCCGTATGGCCATCGCGCGCCAAAATTCGACTTCGCCGGCCGTCGCTAAGGGGAGCACCGGACTGATGCTGCGGCGCAGCGTGGAAAGGTTGATCCCCGGTTCAGTCTAAAGTAGCATCAGGCGCGACGCGGTTGCATCACCTTGGAAGGGCCGGGGCAGCGGAAAACCGTGACGTCCCGGGGGCACGACGATGAAGGCCATTGTCCTGGCGCGCTGCGCCCTGCTCGCACCTTTCGTTGATGTTTTGAACGATGTCGGCGCCCCGGCTGAACGGATGCTGAGCAGGTTCGGCCTGCCTGCGCATCCCGAACAGAAGCCAAATGATTATTTCCCGCTCATTCCCGCGCTTCAGTTCGCAACGACCGCACAGTCATCGCAGGGGATTGCGGATCTTGGATTTCGAGCCGTCCAACGAATGCACTTTGGTCATCTGAGCGACCAGCTTCAAGCTGCGGTTCGCCACGCGTCGACGTTGTTTACCGTGTTGGAGCAATGGTGTCGGCTCATCCAGATCGAAGACAACTTCGTCCGTTATTGGCTTGAACGTCATGATGACCGCTTGAGGGTTTGCAACAGCATCGCCGGAACTGCCGGAACGCTGCATCTTGAGCATACGCAATGGGTGCAGAACGTGATGGTGGTCTACGTCATCCGCCAGTTCGCGGGGCCGAACTGGGCGCCGGCGACCATCGCCTTTGAAGCTCGCTACACGCCTGGTCCCGAGACCCAATCCCGGTGGCCCCATACCCGCTTCCTGTCGGGCCAGAAGGTCTCATGGATCGATTTGCCCATTTCGCTGCTGAGCTTACCCAATCCGGCGAAGTCCGCGGCATCAGGCCCGTCGGAGCGCGAATTTCAGCGCATCGGCACCGATACCGTAACAGCGCT encodes:
- a CDS encoding helix-turn-helix transcriptional regulator, with amino-acid sequence MAIRHGVFRVNIRESVGRGEVSRHIMKRVCTPSRYAVRAAIAASLRRGGAMLPQTARRLGISARSLQRRLADMGTTYAELVAEVRLDTACHLLAESDENIADIAARLGFAGASSFSRSFVRLMKIQPIVYRRQQSAQKSGTKYGPVARKPAGKRLSVPRNG
- a CDS encoding AraC family transcriptional regulator codes for the protein MKAIVLARCALLAPFVDVLNDVGAPAERMLSRFGLPAHPEQKPNDYFPLIPALQFATTAQSSQGIADLGFRAVQRMHFGHLSDQLQAAVRHASTLFTVLEQWCRLIQIEDNFVRYWLERHDDRLRVCNSIAGTAGTLHLEHTQWVQNVMVVYVIRQFAGPNWAPATIAFEARYTPGPETQSRWPHTRFLSGQKVSWIDLPISLLSLPNPAKSAASGPSEREFQRIGTDTVTALKMMLPSYLDERPLGIAEVAEIAGTSVRSLQRELASAGLTYSRLLDQVRFEKGAELLRKTDARIIDVAFATGYTDPAHFARAFRRMAGITPREFRENSLGA